A part of Ooceraea biroi isolate clonal line C1 chromosome 10, Obir_v5.4, whole genome shotgun sequence genomic DNA contains:
- the LOC113562737 gene encoding uncharacterized protein LOC113562737: MRKAAGPGILQLDVSTDEEWQQLLSHPGLIVVDVYSDWSGPCAAMASTLRKIKIEAGDTVEYAIARNDDIADLQRFRGRSEPAWMFLQDGKMVNLMFGAHCPRLRKLLMDEIKRVQQAEAPKWRLNVHERAPEEEVRWQKQEAVRRALEEARRAKEEAERLEKYERFMEYMVVELCEETALVLYPWVFKDERGRPRDKLQSPPYKELVQDLFRQCFDVQEEARIQLNEDMIERMFVESGVKITDELIKGLTDGKCMAMRLKGKPPHPDWPVRYPHECPKRSEMKCPIRTIDDVENYLISIIMKEPPPLLQTGPVPMIRPTYDAPYMERHVYVYEPDPEVESDVRREHPVAWTPPQARSKVHVFKTLFPAYLEKAYPYEEPAPPVPLCAFKFEASKFGVVRDAYELHRDAIEHFGVFEFDRPPYARRLASSPGDFEKKVKYKTGIEVFVVIIRRVNEEAFLAFAGNEPFFVTEVDEKAQEMITEYFPEGAVDVIPLTPDEKEALYAEEEEFYEEEEEEEEYEENAYPFY, encoded by the exons ATGAGGAAAGCCGCCGGACCCGGGATCCTGCAACTCGACGTGAGCACCGACGAGGAATGGCAACAGCTGCTGAGCCATCCGGGCCTGATCGTCGTGGACGTGTACTCGGATTGGAGTGGACCGTGTGCCGCCATGGCGAGCACCCTGAGGAAGATCAAGATCGAAGCTGGCGACACGGTGGAgtacgcgatcgcgcgcaacGACGACATCGCCGATCTGCAGAGATTCCGAGGCCGTAGCGAGCCCGCTTGGATGTTCCTGCAGGACGGCAAGATGGTAAACCTGATGTTCGGTGCGCACTGCCCGCGTCTGCGGAAGCTGCTGATGGACGAGATAAAGAGGGTGCAGCAAGCGGAGGCGCCCAAGTGGCGGCTGAATGTTCACGAGCGGGCGCCTGAGGAGGAAGTGCGCTGGCAGAAGCAGGAGGCTGTCAG GCGGGCGCTGGAGGAGGCGAGACGCGCGAAGGAAGAGGCCGAGAGGTTGGAGAAATACGAGCGGTTCATGGAGTACATGGTGGTCGAGCTGTGCGAGGAAACGGCGTTGGTGCTTTATCCATGGGTCTTCAAGGACGAGCGCGGCAGGCCGCGAGACAAGCTGCAGAGTCCACCGTACAAGGAGCTCGTGCAGGACCTCTTCAGACAGTGCTTCGACGTGCAGGAGGAGGCACGAATTCAGCTCAACGAGGACATGATCGAAAGGATGTTCGTCGAGAGTGGCGTCAAAATCACCGACGAGCTGATAAAAG GATTGACCGACGGAAAGTGTATGGCGATGAGACTGAAGGGCAAGCCGCCGCATCCGGATTGGCCGGTGCGTTATCCGCACGAGTGCCCGAAACGGAGCGAGATGAAATGTCCGATTCGTACGATCGACGACGTCGAGAATTATCTTATCAGCATCATCATGAAGGAGCCGCCTCCTCTTCTGCAGACCGGCCCGGTGCCTATGATCAGACCGACGTACGACGCGCCTTACATGGAGAGgcatgtgtacgtgtacgagCCGGACCCGGAAGTCGAGAGCGACGTGCGCCGCGAACATCCCGTCGCTTGGACACCTCCTCAG GCCCGAAGCAAGGTTCATGTCTTCAAGACTCTGTTTCCGGCTTACCTAGAAAAGGCTTATCCTTACGAGGAACCGGCACCTCCCGTGCCACTGTGTGCCTTCAAATTCGAGGCATCGAAATTCGGCGTCGTGCGAGACGCGTATGAGTTGCATCGCGACGCCATCGAGCACTTTGGCGTCTTCGAATTCGATCGACCACCTTACGCGAGACGTCTCGCGTCCTCGCCGGGAGATTTCGAGAAGAAG GTGAAGTACAAAACCGGTATCGAGGTGTTCGTAGTAATAATTCGAAGAGTCAACGAAGAGGCTTTCCTAGCTTTCGCCGGCAACGAGCCGTTCTTCGTGACAGAAGTTGACGAGAAAGCTCAAGAGATGATAACGGAATATTTCCCTGAAGGAGCTGTGGATGTGATACCGTTAACACCAGATGAGAAAGAAGCACTTTatgcagaagaagaagagttttatgaagaggaggaagaagaagaagaatacgAAGAAAATGCCTATCCTTTCtactga